A stretch of Miscanthus floridulus cultivar M001 chromosome 13, ASM1932011v1, whole genome shotgun sequence DNA encodes these proteins:
- the LOC136501920 gene encoding non-specific lipid-transfer protein 2P-like — protein MAKAVAMLVALSLAVVVATSAGGASADCNIAALASCKAAVIQGAKPTAACCSNLRAQEACLCEYQKNPNYGKHLPNARKVVTSCGMAIPNC, from the coding sequence ATGGCGAAGGCGGTGGCGATGCTGGTGGCCCTGTCCCTTGCCGTGGTAGTGGCGACGAGCGCAGGCGGGGCGTCGGCGGACTGCAACATCGCGGCACTAGCGAGTTGCAAGGCGGCGGTCATCCAAGGGGCAAAACCCACGGCGGCGTGCTGCTCCAACCTGCGAGCACAGGAGGCATGCCTGTGCGAGTACCAGAAAAACCCTAATTACGGCAAACACCTCCCCAATGCCCGCAAAGTGGTCACCTCCTGCggcatggccatccccaactgcTAG